Within Candidatus Methylomirabilota bacterium, the genomic segment ATAGCGGCTGACCGGGGGCGGGGGCCGGGGAGCCTTCGTCGACCACGCTAGCACTCGCGAACGTCACTCCGGGCCGCCGGCGTGGCGGCGAGACGACGCGTAGAAGCTACGGGTCTCCGAAGGCTCCCCGGCCCCCGCCCCCAGTCCGCGCTTCGTGCCGCGGGCGTCGACGCGGGCGAGGAAGTCGAGGACGAGGCGGTTCCACGCCTCCGGCTGGTCGCGGTTGGCGAAGTGGCTGGCGGGCGAGAGGACCACGAGCTTCGAGCCGCGGATCTTCTTGTGGATCACCTTCATCGGCCCGAGCGAGGGGTCGCGGTCGCCGCCGATCAGGAGCACCGGCATCCGGAGCTTCGGCAGCTGGTCGGTCACGTGGTCCATCGCGATCAGCGCGCGCAGCGAGTTCGCGTAGCCGATCGGCGCGAGCTGCCGGTACTCCTCGTAGAACTCCGCCTTGGCGCCCGGGTCGAGCGCGAGCCGCTCGGAGACGTTCGGGTTCTCGGCCATCGCGAACTCCGCCATGGCGTCCATCCCCTGGGTCAGCGTGATCTCGATCGAGCGGGCGCGCATGACGACGTTCTGCCAGGAGAGGGGGAGCCCGCTGGCCGACGAGGAGTTGGTGACGACGAGCGAGCGCACGCGCCCGGGGTGCCGTAGCGCGAAGCGCGTCGCGATTCCCCCGCCGAGCGAGAGCCCGCCGACGTGCGCCCGGCGGAGGCCCAGGTGGTCGAGCACCGCCTCGAGGTCCGCCGCCCAGCGGCCGAACGAGTACCGCGCGGGGTCCTCCGGGCTGTCCGAGCGCGCGTGGCCGCGCGGCTCCCAGAGGACGAGGCGGTGGCGGGCCGCCAGGCCGGGGACGTTGACGTCCCACATCTTCGCGTTGCCGCCGATCCC encodes:
- a CDS encoding alpha/beta fold hydrolase — encoded protein: MPYLRTDDGVRIYYEEHGAGTPLVLAYGIGGNAKMWDVNVPGLAARHRLVLWEPRGHARSDSPEDPARYSFGRWAADLEAVLDHLGLRRAHVGGLSLGGGIATRFALRHPGRVRSLVVTNSSSASGLPLSWQNVVMRARSIEITLTQGMDAMAEFAMAENPNVSERLALDPGAKAEFYEEYRQLAPIGYANSLRALIAMDHVTDQLPKLRMPVLLIGGDRDPSLGPMKVIHKKIRGSKLVVLSPASHFANRDQPEAWNRLVLDFLARVDARGTKRGLGAGAGEPSETRSFYASSRRHAGGPE